The Stigmatella aurantiaca DW4/3-1 genome contains the following window.
CGCCCCCGTACTGCGGGCCGTATTGCTGCTGGATGTAGCCCAGGGTGTCGGGCTCGATGACGTAGCCGACGCGGCCCGTGCCCATGATCGACGTCGCGGTCTGCCCCACGTCGCGCAGCCCTTGGAAGTACTGCGTGAGGAAGCTGGTGCTCTGCAGGTTGGCCCACACGGCGGCGGGGCTGTCGGTGTTCCCGCCAATCCCGTACACCACGAAGATGGGCGTCATGCCCTGCTCCTTGCTCTTCGTGGCCAGGCGAACGGCGCGGCTGTGCCACTCGCTGATCTGCGAGCCTCCGTTGAGGTACAGGTAGCCGTAATCGAGGCGCTTGCCCGCGGGGAAGAGCGGGTTCACCTTGGTGAAGAATCCGTCGGTGCCCGTGAAGGGCTCGTAAACGGTGCCCAGCGCGACGTAGCTCGGGTGCCAGGAGCCATTGGGGTTGGTGTCCTGCGCCGTCGTCACCGACAGCGTGGCGCTGACCACGGACACGTTGCCCGCCGCATCGCGGGCCTTGACGGTGTAGCCGTACTGCGTCGAGGGCGAGAGAACCCCGTCTGTGTAGGCCAGCGACGCCGTGGTGCCAACCTGCGTGCCATTGCGGAACACGAGGTAGCCCGTGACGCCGGTGTTATCCGTCGACGCGTTCCACGCCAGTGAGACTTGCGTGCTCGTCACGCTGGTGGAGCGCAGGCCCGTCACCTGCGTGGGCGCCGTGGTGTCCCCTTGCGTGCCTCCATCCGTCCCGCCGTCCGTGCCTCCATCCGTTCCGGCATCGGTTCCCGTGCCCGAGCAGGCGCCGATCAGCTTGTACCAACCACTGGCGGTTCCCCAGACAGGGTCCGCCGTCCAGATGGCGACCAGCGCCTCGTAGAGGCTGCCCTGGTACACCACCCGGTCTCCCGGGTTGTAGATGGTGCTGGCATTCCACGCGGGAACCCCCGTGCAGCTCACCAGCTCTGCCGGGGCCACCGCGGACACGCCTTCCTCTTCGAAGGTGCCTTCGTCGGGGGACAGGCCGGGTTGGCAAGCCGTCGAAGACAGGGCCCACAGAGACAACAAGCCCATCCACGCCGTGGCCTTCCAATGACGAAAGAACATTACAGCCCTTCCTTTTTATCGAGTGACGCTCCGTGCCGATCTCCGGCAAAGAGGAACACCCCGACTAGAGAGGAGAGCCCTTTTTTTCGGGTCAACCTGCCGAATCCACCCACCTGGAACACCCCGAGCGGTTGCCGCCTCGGGGCTCCTGGGACGCGCCCGGGTTAAAGCCGGATCTCCACCCGGCTCCACCCAGCGTCCACCTCGACGAGCAGCACACCATCCACGAAGCGGTGCTCCCGTCCCCCCAGCACCTCCTTCGGCTCGGAGAGCGCGTAAACACAGAGCGTCTCCGTCGCCCGGGAGGGCGGCAATGCGCCCTCGGTGCTCCG
Protein-coding sequences here:
- a CDS encoding carbohydrate-binding protein; protein product: MFFRHWKATAWMGLLSLWALSSTACQPGLSPDEGTFEEEGVSAVAPAELVSCTGVPAWNASTIYNPGDRVVYQGSLYEALVAIWTADPVWGTASGWYKLIGACSGTGTDAGTDGGTDGGTDGGTQGDTTAPTQVTGLRSTSVTSTQVSLAWNASTDNTGVTGYLVFRNGTQVGTTASLAYTDGVLSPSTQYGYTVKARDAAGNVSVVSATLSVTTAQDTNPNGSWHPSYVALGTVYEPFTGTDGFFTKVNPLFPAGKRLDYGYLYLNGGSQISEWHSRAVRLATKSKEQGMTPIFVVYGIGGNTDSPAAVWANLQSTSFLTQYFQGLRDVGQTATSIMGTGRVGYVIEPDTLGYIQQQYGPQYGGDPAQMPAATNAAYDSGVLQRGVDPSFPNTLTGLVQSINYALRKHTPKAFLGWQLNLWAAPGAPGTGIMHSTEVYGFEAGKTRIQDNARANAGFALKAGVKYGGAEFISIDKYGLDGAGAAGANPNDPASSIWFWNADLWNNYLLFVRTLKDTLSLPVVLWQIPAGHINGTSRRSPTAYNASGVFPNLDNTVQRYEESASPYFFGDTLTLSGNRLAYFSKNVWNDPKVSVSGNTVTWGSHMQEAANAGVVAILMGAGVGVSTRGIPQPGASPESVPTDGYYWITRVQEYYAGPVKLP